The following proteins come from a genomic window of Lolium rigidum isolate FL_2022 chromosome 5, APGP_CSIRO_Lrig_0.1, whole genome shotgun sequence:
- the LOC124657755 gene encoding 40S ribosomal protein S29, protein MGHDNVWNSHPKNYGPGSRVCRVCGNSHGLIRKYGLMCCRQCFRSNAKDIGFIKYR, encoded by the exons ATGGGGCACGACAACGTCTGGAACTCGCACCCCAAGAACTACGGGCCCGGCTCCCGCGTCTG CCGGGTCTGTGGCAACTCGCATGGACTGATCAGGAAGTACGGGCTCATGTGCTGCAGGCAGTGCTTCCGCAGCAACGCCAAGGACATTGGCTTCATCAAG